In one Arachis duranensis cultivar V14167 chromosome 9, aradu.V14167.gnm2.J7QH, whole genome shotgun sequence genomic region, the following are encoded:
- the LOC107464655 gene encoding F-box/kelch-repeat protein At3g23880: MKHEAEAEAKVLPLELVEKILLWLPVKSLIRFRCVSKKWLSLISDSRFVKLHYDTADAAPTNKNTRLLYLSSEVPEARCVDLEAPICGDYALQLPLCCRHFSLSILGSSRGFILLRIHVYGAPLLLWNPVTGSYRSVPYPVVDPDASCWTDSINLWGGLGYDESSDDYLIVVGWGDGHEWRPQWEYFSVRTNSWKKIECGHLPPHLVTIESALFCNGVLYWLAVKDMEVNFVIVAFDLAGKHLSLVSFPTSGGSGRLLNLFAGCLGLYYLNFTEDHQKFEIWVMKELSWTKLNVVLPYAHGIHPLCLTKGELVGIKNNELIKVSDKGVSVESLRISCRDNDLKMVMFTQSLLSLPDEFGCTGEEQGK, encoded by the coding sequence atgaAGCACGAGGCTGAGGCTGAAGCTAAGGTTCTCcctcttgaattggtggagAAAATCCTACTATGGTTGCCGGTAAAATCCCTGATTCGGTTCAGGTGCGTCTCTAAAAAATGGCTTTCTCTGATTTCGGATTCACGTTTTGTAAAATTGCATTACGACACTGCTGATGCCGCACCCACCAATAAGAACACTAGGCTTTTGTACTTGTCGAGTGAGGTTCCTGAGGCTCGTTGTGTAGATCTGGAAGCTCCGATTTGCGGCGATTACGCGCTTCAGCTTCCTCTATGTTGTCGTCATTTCAGCCTTAGTATTCTAGGTTCATCCAGGGGCTTCATACTGCTGCGCATTCATGTTTATGGCGCACCGCTCCTTCTGTGGAACCCTGTCACTGGTTCTTACAGATCAGTGCCATACCCTGTTGTTGACCCTGATGCTTCTTGTTGGACGGATTCAATTAATTTATGGGGTGGTCTTGGttatgatgaatccagtgatgaTTATTTAATAGTAGTAGGATGGGGTGACGGACATGAATGGAGACCTCAGTGGGAGTATTTCTCTGTTAGAACCAATTCCTGGAAAAAAATTGAGTGTGGCCATCTTCCTCCCCATTTGGTTACCATTGAAAGTGCACTGTTTTGTAATGGGGTTCTTTATTGGTTGGCCGTTAAAGATATGGAAGTGAATTTTGTGATTGTTGCCTTCGACTTAGCCGGAAAGCATCTATCATTGGTGTCATTTCCAACATCAGGCGGTTCCGGCCGGCTGTTAAATTTGTTTGCTGGATGCCTTGGGCTATATTACTTGAACTTCACGGAAGACCACCAGAAGTTTGAGATCTGGGTAATGAAAGAATTATCTTGGACTAAGCTCAATGTTGTGCTTCCTTATGCTCATGGAATCCACCCTTTGTGTTTAACTAAAGGTGAACTTGTTGGCATAAAAAACAATGAGTTAATCAAAGTCAGTGATAAAGGTGTATCGGTGGAGTCTCTAAGAATTAGTTGTCGTGACAATGACTTGAAGATGGTTATGTTTACTCAGAGTTTGCTGTCACTTCCGGACGAGTTTGGCTGCACAGGGGAAGAACAAGGAAAGTAG
- the LOC110275624 gene encoding uncharacterized protein LOC110275624, whose product MESPCTTTIRSNSSFSQPNLHSVDELFVDRILLPPLHLLPSKPDPPPNPEQNNDTEEKEKEKEKEKDKKKEIKKTCGGTDYATELNINIRSFSRSRSAKNVITCLKFLAGAPSSTQRVNSAPCSRSNSTGDSKSRKWPSSPGRPGVQVDRTSPVWQVRRTKNSNNTNAQNNDGAEAKKRESTTCQRRETKARVLNYLN is encoded by the exons atggAATCACCATGCACCACCACTATAAGATCCAACTCCTCCTTTTCTCAGCCCAATCTCCACTCCGTCGATGAACTATTCGTCGACCGCATCCTCCTCCCTCCTCTCCACCTCCTCCCATCCAAACCCGATCCACCACCCAATCCGGAACA aAACAACGACacagaagagaaagagaaagaaaaagagaaagagaaggacaAGAAGAAAGAGATTAAGAAAACATGTGGCGGAACGGATTATGCGACGGAGCTAAACATTAATATACGATCCTTCTCCAGAAGTAGGTCCGCTAAAAATGTCATCACCTGCCTCAAATTTCTTGCCGGAGCTCCGTCTTCGACCCAAAGAGTGAATAGCGCGCCATGTTCCCGGAGCAACTCTACCGGAGATTCCAAGTCCAGGAAGTGGCCTAGCAGCCCGGGTCGTCCCGGAGTTCAAGTGGACCGGACAAGCCCAGTGTGGCAGGTCCGTCGTACCAAGAACAGCAACAACACCAACGCGCAGAACAACGACGGCGCCGAAGCCAAAAAGAGAGAAAGTACCACGTGTCAACGGAGAGAGACTAAAGCGAGGGTGttgaattatttaaattaa